CGGTGAAGAGGGCGGCGAGCACACCGAAGCCGGAGAAGGCGACAGCGACCCAGAGCGCCGGCGTGAATCCCTTGGCGAACGTGGCTGGTGAGGCGTAGACGCCGTGACGGGCGAACACGCTGGCAAGGACGGCGACACCGAGGACGCCGCCGAGCTCTCGGATAGTGCTGTTCGTCCCCGAGGCGACCCCCGCTTCGGAGATGGGGACCGCGCCCATGATGGCGTTGGCAACCGTCGGAAAGCAGAACGAGGTGCCGATGCCGGCGATCGTGAGCGCCACGCCGACCTGCACGTAACCGACGCCGGGGGAGGCGATGAGGGCGACCCACGCGAGGCCGAGCGCCTGCAGGGCCAGGCCGAGCGCCATGAACGGACGGTTGCCATAGCGGTCTGCCAGCACGCCGGCGATCGGCGCGACGATCAACGGCGGCACCGACCACGGAAGCAGCCTCACCCCCGCCTCCAGCGGCGAGTAGCCCAGGCAGATCTGGAAGAACTGGGACATCAGGAAGAGCGCCCCGAACAGTCCCGCGTACATCAAGAAGCTGACCGCGTTGGCGCCCGCCACGGTGCGGTCCCGGAAGGAGCCGAGGTCCAACATCGGTGCCGGGGCACGGCGCTCCCAGGCGAGGAACGCACCGACCAGTGCTGCCCCAGCGGCCAGCGTCATCATGACCTCGGCGCTGGTCCAACCGACTGCGTTGGCCCGCACCAGCCCCCACGTCACGGCCAGTGCGCCCGTGCCCGCCAGCACGAGGCCGATGATGTCGAGCTGCGGGCGGGGACCGAAGCTCTCGGCAAGCCGCCTCGCTGCCAGCGGGATCAGCGCCACGCCCACGGGCACGTTGAGCCAGAAGATCCAGTGCCAGCTGATGCCTGTCACGACGGCGCCGCCGATGACGGGCCCGAACGCCACGCCGAGGCCGGTGA
This region of Acidimicrobiales bacterium genomic DNA includes:
- a CDS encoding MFS transporter is translated as MGGVTNLEMIMLNRRVAVAERRRHEPHKTWTVVLASLGVFMTALDTLVVTTSLPALRADLHSSLQSLEWTVNAYNLSFACFLLTGAALGDRFGRRRMFTIGLLLFTGASALAALSPTASVLVGARAVQGAGAAIVFPLSLTLISEAFPAEKRGAAIGLWGGITGLGVAFGPVIGGAVVTGISWHWIFWLNVPVGVALIPLAARRLAESFGPRPQLDIIGLVLAGTGALAVTWGLVRANAVGWTSAEVMMTLAAGAALVGAFLAWERRAPAPMLDLGSFRDRTVAGANAVSFLMYAGLFGALFLMSQFFQICLGYSPLEAGVRLLPWSVPPLIVAPIAGVLADRYGNRPFMALGLALQALGLAWVALIASPGVGYVQVGVALTIAGIGTSFCFPTVANAIMGAVPISEAGVASGTNSTIRELGGVLGVAVLASVFARHGVYASPATFAKGFTPALWVAVAFSGFGVLAALFTAKRQPQQQATPALTPEPALANPAA